The following are encoded together in the Planococcus antarcticus DSM 14505 genome:
- a CDS encoding glucose-1-phosphate adenylyltransferase, translated as MNDKVVAMLLAGGQGSRLKSLTYTIAKPALPFGGKYRIIDFPLSNCTNSGIETVGVLTQYQPHVLHEYIGLGTPWDLDRHNGGVTMLPPYAEIEGIKWYAGTASAIYQNISFLQSCNPEYVLILSGDHIYKMDYGLLVDYHKEHEADVTISVLEVPWEEASRFGVINVNDKMDVMEFDEKPENPKSNLASMGVYVFKWGKLKEYLETDNVDEESSHDFGKDILPAMLQKGEKMVAYPFKGYWKDVGTIESLWEANMDLLDLNSGLNLHDSAWRIFSSNPQLPPQVITETGNVQGSMVNEGCVISGEVIKSVIFQNVKIEEGASVSESVIMSGVTIHKDVKLHRAIVPPRLDIPEGFEVLGQQQDEVVLLTQQQLDEWKERGGK; from the coding sequence ATGAACGATAAAGTAGTCGCAATGCTGTTGGCCGGCGGACAAGGAAGCCGGTTGAAATCGTTAACTTATACCATAGCCAAGCCTGCGCTTCCGTTTGGCGGAAAATATCGGATTATTGACTTTCCATTATCCAATTGCACCAATTCAGGAATCGAAACTGTTGGCGTGCTGACACAGTACCAGCCGCATGTCCTACATGAGTACATCGGGCTGGGAACGCCATGGGATTTGGATCGCCATAACGGCGGAGTCACTATGCTTCCGCCTTATGCAGAAATTGAGGGCATAAAATGGTATGCCGGAACTGCCAGTGCAATTTATCAGAACATCAGTTTTCTTCAATCCTGTAATCCGGAATATGTGCTGATTCTTTCAGGAGATCATATTTACAAAATGGATTATGGGTTACTTGTGGACTATCATAAAGAGCATGAGGCGGATGTCACAATTTCAGTGCTGGAAGTCCCATGGGAAGAAGCCAGTCGATTCGGGGTCATTAACGTCAACGACAAAATGGATGTGATGGAATTTGACGAAAAGCCTGAAAATCCGAAAAGCAATCTGGCTTCTATGGGTGTGTACGTGTTTAAATGGGGAAAATTGAAAGAGTATCTGGAGACAGATAATGTAGACGAAGAATCTTCCCATGATTTTGGAAAAGACATCTTGCCAGCTATGCTGCAAAAAGGCGAAAAAATGGTTGCTTACCCGTTTAAAGGATATTGGAAGGATGTTGGAACGATCGAAAGCCTATGGGAAGCTAATATGGACTTGCTGGACTTGAATTCTGGACTGAATCTGCACGATTCGGCTTGGCGTATTTTCTCCTCAAATCCACAACTTCCACCCCAGGTCATTACTGAAACTGGGAACGTCCAAGGATCTATGGTGAATGAGGGCTGTGTGATTTCTGGTGAAGTTATAAAATCTGTCATTTTTCAGAACGTGAAGATTGAAGAAGGGGCTTCGGTTTCGGAAAGTGTCATCATGAGCGGAGTGACGATCCATAAAGACGTCAAGCTTCATCGGGCGATTGTGCCGCCTCGGCTTGATATACCGGAAGGGTTCGAAGTACTTGGTCAACAGCAGGATGAAGTGGTTTTATTGACGCAACAGCAACTGGATGAATGGAAGGAGCGTGGTGGGAAATGA
- a CDS encoding GlgC family sugar phosphate nucleotidyltransferase: MNLMAVVDASVKKEGLQDLTMQRTVSSVPFAGRYRLIDFPLSNLVNSGVNTVGVFPSYPVASLVDHIGVGKSWDLDRRKNGLFFLPVTQRDGGISSIGAFAALEEHMQFFTKSIQPYAVVINSFVVNQLDFKDMLDQHIRSGADITEAVSEGVSLKTYILSKDLLVELIRTHRDKRVVSVEDVVNLKKSPYTFNEYEYKGYFAVIDSIQSYFRASLALLDEENRKQLFLPNRPIYTKVKDEPPTRYITGSHVERALVANGSTIMGEVRDSIISRAVYIKKSARVEKCIIMQKCIIEENCDLSYVIADKEVYIGEGVVLHGTSEHPIVLRKGEKVTKEDL, translated from the coding sequence ATGAATTTAATGGCTGTAGTGGATGCCTCTGTTAAAAAAGAAGGGCTGCAGGATCTGACAATGCAACGGACTGTTTCTTCTGTACCGTTTGCGGGACGCTATCGATTAATCGACTTTCCTTTATCGAATCTTGTGAATTCTGGTGTTAATACAGTTGGCGTTTTCCCTTCATACCCCGTTGCCTCTTTGGTGGATCACATTGGGGTAGGAAAAAGCTGGGATTTGGACCGAAGAAAAAATGGCCTTTTTTTCCTTCCAGTTACCCAGCGTGATGGAGGAATATCGAGTATTGGTGCATTTGCAGCTTTGGAAGAGCATATGCAGTTTTTCACGAAGAGCATTCAGCCCTATGCTGTCGTTATCAATAGCTTTGTTGTTAACCAATTGGATTTCAAAGACATGCTGGATCAGCATATCCGTTCAGGTGCAGATATCACAGAAGCGGTAAGTGAAGGGGTTTCCTTGAAAACCTATATTTTGTCCAAAGATCTGCTGGTTGAACTGATTCGGACTCACCGTGACAAAAGGGTGGTAAGCGTTGAAGATGTCGTTAATTTGAAGAAGAGTCCTTATACATTTAATGAGTATGAATACAAAGGTTATTTTGCCGTTATTGATTCTATTCAAAGCTATTTCCGTGCCTCATTGGCCTTGTTGGATGAAGAAAATCGAAAGCAACTGTTCCTGCCTAATCGTCCGATTTATACAAAAGTAAAAGACGAACCGCCCACTCGTTATATCACTGGCTCACATGTCGAACGGGCGTTGGTCGCGAATGGTAGCACTATTATGGGTGAAGTGCGTGACAGTATCATTAGCCGTGCAGTCTACATTAAAAAGAGTGCACGTGTAGAGAAATGTATTATTATGCAAAAATGTATTATTGAAGAAAACTGTGATTTATCTTACGTCATTGCAGATAAAGAAGTTTATATTGGCGAAGGGGTAGTTCTGCACGGAACATCGGAGCATCCGATTGTTTTACGCAAAGGGGAAAAGGTTACTAAGGAGGACTTGTGA
- the glgA gene encoding glycogen synthase GlgA, with product MKIIMAAAECAPFAKAGGLADVMGALPKELSRLGHELNVIVPKYSLISEEYISEFALKESLEFDFKGQQMSFRVLEYNHAGVKFLFVENDDYFKRDQIYGQVDDSERYAFFNRAVLEIVRRQEKPADLLHVHDWHTAMVPFLLKEDQRYTSISSIKTVLTIHNLQFQGKFSRGVFLENFEMDARYYDDGSVEWNGNFNSLKTGISYVDKVTTVSPTYRDEILTDFYGEKLNSLLQEKEQDLIGILNGIDTEVYNPATDLAIEREFDAMSIEGKQVNKRAIQSRVGLPERGDVPLLTMISRLSGQKGIDVLQEVLPTLLAEQEIQFVLLGSGEEQYEQFFKKLAIDFPNKVYVHVGFDEAFAHLLYAGADIFLMPSHFEPCGLSQLISMRYGTVPVANKTGGLKDTVIEYDEHLKAGNGFLSDFLQNKAFSLALERCLAFYQQPEHWEVIKKNGMKGDYSWSRSAIEYAKLYDRII from the coding sequence ATGAAAATTATTATGGCAGCAGCAGAATGCGCGCCTTTTGCCAAAGCTGGAGGCCTGGCGGATGTAATGGGTGCGTTGCCGAAAGAGCTTAGCAGATTGGGCCATGAACTCAATGTCATCGTACCTAAGTACAGCTTGATTTCCGAAGAATATATATCTGAATTTGCTCTGAAAGAGTCGCTGGAATTCGACTTTAAAGGTCAACAAATGTCTTTCAGAGTCCTTGAATACAATCATGCTGGTGTGAAATTTCTATTTGTAGAAAATGATGACTATTTCAAAAGAGATCAAATTTATGGCCAGGTAGATGACTCAGAGAGATATGCTTTTTTTAACCGCGCAGTTCTGGAAATCGTCCGGCGTCAGGAAAAGCCCGCAGATCTGCTGCATGTTCATGATTGGCATACCGCTATGGTTCCATTTTTGTTGAAAGAAGATCAGCGATATACGTCTATCAGCTCGATTAAGACTGTCCTGACAATTCATAATCTGCAATTTCAAGGGAAGTTCTCAAGGGGTGTATTCCTAGAAAACTTTGAAATGGATGCACGTTATTATGATGATGGCAGCGTAGAGTGGAATGGCAACTTCAATTCTTTAAAAACTGGCATATCTTATGTCGATAAAGTAACCACTGTCAGTCCCACTTATCGAGATGAAATCTTGACGGATTTTTATGGAGAAAAACTGAATAGCTTGCTGCAGGAAAAAGAGCAGGACCTGATCGGTATTTTAAACGGCATCGATACTGAAGTTTATAATCCCGCGACAGATTTGGCCATTGAACGGGAGTTTGATGCCATGAGCATAGAAGGAAAACAAGTCAACAAACGAGCAATCCAATCGAGAGTGGGACTTCCAGAACGAGGGGATGTGCCGTTATTGACGATGATTTCCAGGCTGTCAGGGCAAAAAGGAATTGATGTTCTGCAGGAAGTGCTTCCCACTTTATTAGCAGAACAGGAGATTCAGTTTGTGTTATTGGGGTCTGGTGAAGAACAGTATGAACAGTTTTTCAAGAAACTAGCCATTGATTTCCCGAACAAGGTCTATGTTCATGTGGGCTTCGATGAGGCATTTGCTCATTTATTATACGCGGGCGCCGATATCTTCTTGATGCCTTCTCATTTTGAGCCCTGCGGCTTGAGTCAACTGATTTCGATGCGTTATGGAACTGTTCCGGTAGCCAATAAAACAGGCGGTTTGAAAGACACGGTAATAGAATATGATGAACATTTAAAAGCCGGCAATGGGTTCTTAAGCGATTTCTTACAGAACAAGGCCTTTAGTCTTGCTCTCGAGCGATGTCTGGCTTTTTACCAGCAGCCTGAACATTGGGAAGTTATCAAAAAAAATGGCATGAAAGGTGATTATTCCTGGTCGCGCTCTGCGATCGAGTACGCTAAACTCTATGACAGGATAATCTGA